The bacterium genome contains the following window.
ATTATAAAGCTTATAGATCAATATAAAGATGATAAAGCTTTGTTAATTAACAAAATGTCCGAATATCTGGATAATTTATACTAATAACTCAAATTGCTAAATAAATTTTACGCATCATTGCGAAGGATACCCGCTTTTTTGATTAATTATCAAAAAAGGAGGGGGCAGCCAAAGTACTCGACGAGGCAATCCATTTTATTTTTTATAAATTGCTTCGCTTTGCTCTCAATGACGATTTTGGCGATTTAGTAATTCGAATTATTTAGGCTATAAACAGATATAAAAAAAATTAAAAATAGGATTGATTTTATTTTATCTTAGGTTAAAATTATTAGTGAAATACTTCACGAATAAAAAATGATTTTTATTGTAGTTGTTGCAATGAATTTCTGATTTAATTGCAGGGAACATGATAACAATTATATAAATAAAATTATTATGATAAAAAACCTGTTTCTAAGTGAATCCTTGATAAAGTAAAAAAATTGTTTTAAAAAAATTTTAATTATTTAGTGAAAAATATCACGTAAAGGACAAAAATGCAATTAACAGTCTGTGTAGGATCTTGTTGTTACTCAAAAGGCGCTCAGGAAATCATTGATTTTATAAAATCTGATTACCCTGATGTTGAAGTTGTAGGAGCTTTTTGCCTCGGAAGCTGCTCTCAAGGTGTTTCTATAAAAATAGACGGAAAGATCAGGCTAATAAAAAACTGCGATGATATAAAAAATATAATGAAGGAACTAAAATGAATATTCTTTCTATCAATGAAGTAAACTGTAAAGACTGCTACAAATGTGTAAGACACTGTCCTGTCAATGCTATTAAAGTCAAAA
Protein-coding sequences here:
- a CDS encoding (2Fe-2S) ferredoxin domain-containing protein codes for the protein MQLTVCVGSCCYSKGAQEIIDFIKSDYPDVEVVGAFCLGSCSQGVSIKIDGKIRLIKNCDDIKNIMKELK